A single window of Debaryomyces hansenii CBS767 chromosome F complete sequence DNA harbors:
- a CDS encoding DEHA2F03124p (weakly similar to uniprot|Q03750 Saccharomyces cerevisiae YML114C TAF8 TFIID subunit (65 kDa) involved in RNA polymerase II transcription initiation) — protein MVSEDKAADIKKEEQSNSTINSAQDDVQNKHHEADETKEDMIRSNNNENEEKDINSDGQEEKKADISEKLNGHEVITIDNKSTQNESEASNADDTVMNTETINKKGEEVPINISNNDKETHFNKPVLNLPDLEVPFSERRLAPETINLLNKPVDKKLAMSGIEFQFSKIIGVILKSKGLDYSEEFLSQMNDLSITYFHDIIEMLRKFTEVQRRKKPSISDTELCFRMKGIKAGKLYKEYEETKLIAKKYKSEIDLVNSQTTELINEFKEDNKFDENDPSLPFFTNEHYEITELIPKQSSKPIYIPFYLPELPPDYTYQKTPKYMNMITDLKQLRLKLVDESRLTEKSLYNLIDDDEKKWKEDFEKQIRDTLSEVDDDIDSENENSLMSEVEQKNQTDIETPIPDHQLEEHETKPRPTELNTKDGIPDEVDAASETLHNKTEEQIAKVDGEPRKLLQDVKTFDFVAYAQKRRDLERSKELKIDRKRKLRESNIFFKTEKYYSPYATLPVTPEVDLFFANIVQEEFKSVIGSVRTAEKRKKRKVENILREKAEREQAKEKEREKMGLGFSFGPISHMSDDDNDDSDRDEDMGFPTFDFGDSNGSQDKQETDANPNNNNNFPLDNNETEIGSVPKADGTDAAHVNINTDEEMDSDSFEAELEDAIPADSAPKVTLLENNMKISNDLPSDSSDDEIELEDV, from the coding sequence ATGGTCAGCGAAGACAAGGCTGCTGATATTAAGAAGGAGGAACAAAGTAATTCAACGATAAATTCAGCGCAAGATGATGTGCAGAATAAACATCATGAGGCAGACGAAACGAAAGAAGATATGATACGACTGAATAATAACGAAAATGAAGAGAAAGATATCAATTCAGATGgccaagaagaaaagaaagcaGACATAAGCGAGAAATTAAATGGCCACGAAGTTATAACCATTGATAATAAGAGCACTCAAAATGAGAGTGAAGCGTCGAACGCCGACGACACAGTAATGAATACAGAAACAATCAATAAAAAAGGGGAAGAAGTGCCAATTAACATActgaataatgataaggAAACACATTTCAATAAACCTGTGCTTAATTTGCCTGACTTGGAAGTACCATTTTCGGAGAGAAGATTAGCACCAGAaactattaatttattgaacaaaCCAGTAGACAAAAAATTAGCGATGTCGGGAATAGAGTTTCAATTTTCCAAGATTATTGGGGTAATATTAAAGTCAAAGGGGCTTGACTATTCGGAGGAATTTCTCTCTCAAATGAACGACTTAAGTATAACTTATTTTCATGACATAATAGAGATGTTGAGGAAATTCACCGAGGTACAGAGAAGAAAAAAGCCTTCCATAAGCGACACCGAATTATGTTTTAGAATGAAGGGCATTAAGGCCGGCAAATTGTACAAAGAATATGAAGAGACAAAACTAATCGcgaagaaatataaatcagAGATTGATCTTGTTAATAGCCAAACCACAGAATTGatcaatgaattcaaagaagACAACAAGTTTGATGAAAACGATCCATCGCTCCCATTTTTTACGAATGAGCACTACGAAATTACTGAATTAATTCCAAAGCAATCTTCTAAGCCTATCTATATTCCATTTTATTTGCCTGAGCTCCCCCCAGATTACACCTACCAAAAGACTCCTAAGTATATGAATATGATCACagatttgaaacaattgagGTTGAAGTTAGTAGATGAATCCAGATTGACAGAAAAGTCTTTGTATAACTTGATtgacgatgatgaaaaaaaatggAAAGAGGATTTCGAGAAACAAATTCGTGACACATTACTGGAAGTTGACGATGATATAGATAGCGAAAACGAAAACAGTTTAATGAGTGAAGTTGAGCAGAAGAACCAGACAGATATAGAAACTCCAATACCTGACCACCAATTGGAAGAACATGAAACTAAACCACGGCCAACAGAATTGAATACGAAAGACGGAATCCCAGACGAGGTAGACGCGGCAAGCGAAACGCTACACAATAAAACAGAAGAACAAATTGCAAAAGTTGATGGTGAGCCACGCAAACTACTTCAAGATGTCAAGACATTTGACTTTGTTGCATACGCTCAAAAGAGACGTGACTTAGAACGTTCAAAAGAGCTTAAAATAGATCgtaaaagaaaattacGAGAGTcgaatatttttttcaagacGGAGAAGTATTATTCACCATACGCTACTTTACCAGTAACGCCTGaagttgatttattttttgcCAACATTGTGCAAGAGGAATTCAAGTCAGTTATCGGGTCAGTGAGGACAGCAgagaagaggaagaaacGAAAAGTCGAAAATATTCTTCGCGAAAAGGCCGAGAGAGAACAAgcaaaagaaaaggaaagagAGAAAATGGGATTGGGATTCAGTTTTGGTCCAATTAGTCATATGCTGGATGACGATAACGATGATAGTGACAGGGACGAGGATATGGGCTTCCCAACTTTTGATTTCGGCGATAGCAACGGATCACAAGACAAGCAGGAAACCGACGCGAATCcaaacaacaacaacaacttCCCCCTTGATAACAATGAGACTGAAATAGGTTCGGTTCCAAAAGCAGATGGAACTGATGCTGCCCAtgttaatattaatactgACGAAGAAATGGATTCCGATTCCTTTGAGGCTGAATTGGAAGATGCCATTCCGGCCGATTCTGCGCCTAAGGTAACGCTTCTTGAAAACAATATGAAGATTTCTAACGATCTTCCGTCTGACTCTAGCGACGACGAAATAGAACTTGAAGATGTATAA
- a CDS encoding DEHA2F03146p (similar to uniprot|P48510 Saccharomyces cerevisiae YMR276W DSK2 Nuclear-enriched ubiquitin-like polyubiquitin-binding protein required for spindle pole body (SPB) duplication and for transit through the G2/M phase of the cell cycle involved in proteolysis interacts with the proteasome) produces the protein MSDTISITIKSSGDTKYEVTVSPTITVLELKNEIADKSSVPADRQRLIYSGKVLKDTETVASYKVQTGHTIHLVKSAGPKTNNTDNRGAASTDAPRNESESSGNNSGVPSNIAAGQGSFNPLADLTGARYAGYTQLPSASMFGPDGGMNSGMPDPEQMSEMMSNPMFQESMNSMLSNPQMLDYMINQSPQLRAMGPQAREMLQSPLFRQMMSNPEMMRSMMQMGRGGAGGAGGFPGFGGQGGAGAFPAPGANPTVDSSDDNNATGAANENTNASTNAPANPFASMFPGGMPPMDPFALLGGAGGAGGAGAGQAAPQDTRPPEERYEEQLRQLNDMGFFDFDRNVAALRRSGGSVQGAVEYLLSSI, from the coding sequence ATGTCTGatacaatttcaataaccATTAAGTCTTCAGGGGATACTAAGTATGAAGTTACAGTATCACCAACAATAACAGTTCTCgaattaaagaatgaaattgCAGATAAGTCATCCGTTCCAGCAGATCGCCAGAGATTGATTTACTCAGGAaaagttttgaaagatACAGAGACAGTTGCGTCGTACAAGGTACAAACTGGACATACGATCCATCTTGTTAAAAGCGCTGGTCCTAAGACAAATAATACAGATAACAGAGGAGCTGCCTCCACAGATGCTCCGAGGAACGAGAGCGAATCGAGCGGCAATAACAGTGGGGTTCCATCAAATATTGCAGCAGGCCAAGGTTCATTTAATCCATTAGCAGATTTAACTGGGGCACGTTATGCTGGTTACACCCAATTGCCTTCAGCTTCCATGTTTGGGCCAGATGGGGGTATGAATTCCGGTATGCCAGATCCAGAACAGATGTCGGAAATGATGTCAAATCCTATGTTCCAAGAAAGCATGAATTCAATGTTGTCAAATCCTCAAATGTTAGATTATATGATAAATCAATCTCCTCAATTAAGGGCTATGGGTCCACAAGCGAGAGAAATGTTGCAAAGTCCACTTTTCAGACAAATGATGTCGAATCCAGAAATGATGAGATCCATGATGCAAATGGGTAGAGGTGGCGCTGGTGGAGCGGGTGGATTCCCAGGATTTGGGGGTCAAGGGGGAGCTGGTGCTTTCCCTGCACCAGGTGCAAACCCTACTGTCGACTCTAGCGACGATAATAATGCCACTGGTGCCGCTAACGAAAATACAAATGCAAGTACAAACGCACCTGCTAATCCATTTGCTTCTATGTTTCCTGGAGGAATGCCTCCAATGGATCCGTTTGCTTTACTAGGTGGAGCCGGTGGAGCCGGTGGCGCTGGTGCAGGCCAAGCTGCTCCTCAAGATACCCGCCCACCTGAAGAAAGATACGAAGAGCAATTGAGGCAATTAAACGACATGGGCTTTTTTGACTTTGATAGAAATGTTGCTGCTTTGAGGAGAAGTGGAGGCAGTGTGCAAGGGGCTGTTGAATATCTTTTGTCAAGTATTTAG
- a CDS encoding DEHA2F03168p (no similarity) — protein sequence MRSVQYKAERKYRAAEYMKQERDTKWKWSDQKRVKFHPTIITEYIESVWQDKQELVNYRRDLDLLYPDIPYSERCQRRSENCNKTKQRLRNNKSYDRLYMDHPSGLYNLPSYADCDCDLEYESYAIKKKIAWELSTAPPIFSHIHPFDDNLTLFFNSYLGRTIDKRPIYQESHGDERIESPYYVEEDIFNMPYEIERRLWVYRIAKFREWKLSFSKKNVVLPTNDSTTGICKYSSSFDCDAYPFKRIEDPMMYFKSSF from the coding sequence ATGCGTTCCGTTCAATATAAGGCAGAAAGAAAGTATCGGGCGGCTGAATATATGAAGCAGGAGAGGGATACAAAATGGAAGTGGTCAGACCAGAAAAGGGTTAAGTTTCATCCAACGATTATCACGGAATATATCGAATCTGTTTGGCAAGACAAACAAGAATTGGTCAACTACCGTCGagatttggatttgttATATCCTGATATACCATACAGCGAAAGGTGTCAAAGAAGGAGTGAAAATTGTAACAAAACAAAACAACGTCTTCGTAACAACAAATCGTACGATAGGCTCTACATGGACCATCCTTCGGGACTCTATAATTTACCCTCCTATGCAGACTGTGATTGTGATTTAGAATATGAATCATATGCcataaagaaaaaaatcgCTTGGGAGCTATCGACTGCCCCACCTATATTCTCCCATATACATCCATTTGACGACAATTTAAcattatttttcaatagtTACCTCGGCAGAACAATAGACAAAAGACCTATTTATCAGGAAAGTCATGGTGACGAGAGAATTGAATCGCCTTATTATgtagaagaagatatatttaACATGCCGTATGAGATTGAAAGAAGACTATGGGTCTACAGAATAGCAAAATTTCGAGAATGGAAGCTATCATTTTCGAAAAAAAATGTTGTTTTACCAACAAATGACAGTACTACTGGTATTTGTAAGTATTCATCCTCTTTTGATTGTGATGCTTATCCCTTTAAACGTATAGAAGATCCTATGATGTACTTTAAGTCTAGTTTTTAA
- a CDS encoding DEHA2F03190p (weakly similar to uniprot|P34233 Saccharomyces cerevisiae YKL185W ASH1 Zinc-finger inhibitor of HO transcription), which produces MSVLNTTNMFNNQLNSFTSGHINSRSYNELSSKLKANIKTNKLSQPLQQYAENDVHYIKKRSYSDLLRESSAFGDRGSIKGQDTKRSRTAPPSPPSQPYDTNFQANGVPQFKFKSIKTNSNVRSRSLSPNKKFVTCLSPCNSPSLPNTPHSSPSKKPTLPSISTVLQSTPMTPKAPLRLKPITPTVSLDYFDTYKPNDENWRYGLLDTINKGPNQFNLNQYDYLNKHKISHTSSVPSPVFVKDRPSFNSRISSKIIQNSSPRVNTFDKSNYPPCIQEKVYSERKINFPYESNYTYLNKTYLNDVKKYPEYLELAHSLIQLSQPQSNTPDSHCQPMTPVNTSNNNSVNDTIIEPIYQQNVSHSVYPPTSTPPSSTRLPNPQYNSFLGIISEGPTTPPAENDNKTKFIPVTPPSSKCKSRSELLKSSPRQQHQHAPRVCISCGSDQSPCWRPSWSIKEGQLCNSCGLRYKKTSARCLNDECKKIPAKGEWSLMQSKGKSVFEDGLEGYSCLDCGWRVEVKK; this is translated from the coding sequence atgagTGTATTGAATACAACTAACATGTTTAATAATCAACTTAATTCGTTTACTTCGGGACATATAAATTCCCGTAGctataatgaattatccaGTAAATTAAAGGCCAATATTAAAACTAATAAGTTATCGCAGCCATTGCAACAATACGCAGAGAATGATGTACACTACATCAAGAAAAGATCATACAGTGATTTATTAAGGGAGAGTTCCGCATTTGGTGATAGGGGCAGCATTAAGGGTCAGGATACCAAGAGATCGAGAACCGCACCACCATCACCACCATCGCAGCCATACGATACGAACTTCCAAGCCAACGGAGTGCCCCAATTCAAGTTCAAAAGCATCAAAACAAACAGCAATGTGAGATCAAGATCGTTATCACCAAATAAGAAGTTTGTAACATGTTTGTCGCCATGTAACTCACCAAGCTTGCCTAATACTCCACATTCGTCGCCATCGAAGAAGCCTACATTGCCTAGTATCTCGACGGTGTTACAGTCGACTCCAATGACACCAAAGGCCCCTCTTAGATTGAAGCCTATTACCCCTACTGTTTCGTTGGATTATTTTGACACATACAAGCCAAACGATGAAAACTGGAGATACGGCTTATTGGACACCATAAATAAGGGTCCTAATCAATTTAACCTCAACCAATATGATTATCTCAACAAACACAAGATTAGCCACACTTCGTCGGTTCCATCGCCGGTATTCGTCAAGGACAGACCAAGCtttaattcaagaataaGCTCCAAGATAATACAGAACTCCAGTCCAAGAGTCAATACATTTGACAAGTCGAACTATCCTCCATGTATACAAGAAAAAGTGTATTCCGAAAGAAAGATTAATTTCCCATATGAATCCAATTACACCTATTTAAATAAGACGTACTTGAATGATGTCAAGAAATATCCTGAATATCTTGAGTTAGCGCattctttgattcaattATCCCAGCCTCAATCTAATACTCCAGATTCTCATTGTCAACCAATGACCCCAGTTAACactagtaataataattcgGTCAATGACACTATAATAGAACCTATCTATCAACAAAACGTGTCACATTCGGTGTATCCACCAACATCAACTCCTCCATCCTCAACTCGTTTACCAAATCCTCAgtataattcatttttaggTATAATTTCAGAAGGGCCTACAACGCCTCCAGCTGAGAATGATAATAAGACTAAATTCATCCCTGTTACACCTCCTTCGTCCAAGTGTAAATCGAGGTCTGAATTGTTAAAATCATCACCAAGACAACAGCATCAACACGCTCCTCGTGTCTGTATTTCATGTGGATCTGATCAATCCCCATGTTGGAGACCCTCTTGGTCGATTAAAGAAGGGCAATTATGCAATTCTTGCGGTTTGAGATACAAGAAAACTTCCGCTAGGTGTCTCAATGATGAATGTAAGAAAATCCCAGCAAAGGGCGAATGGTCCTTGATGCAAAGTAAAGGCAAGTCTGTATTCGAAGATGGCTTAGAGGGATATAGCTGTTTAGATTGCGGATGGAGAGTTGAAGTTAAGAAATAG
- a CDS encoding DEHA2F03212p (no similarity), which produces MPDDKLNMAKSIGASIAGSVGGAKVADKLHLGNGGHMATSIAGSIGANNVLHHFEDKDGKK; this is translated from the coding sequence ATGCCTGAcgataaattaaatatggCCAAAAGCATTGGTGCCTCGATCGCTGGTTCAGTAGGTGGTGCCAAAGTAGCAGATAAGTTACATCTAGGTAACGGTGGCCATATGGCTACCAGTATTGCTGGAAGTATTGGTGCTAACAATGTTTTACATCACTTTGAAGACAAGGACGGTAAGAAATAG
- a CDS encoding DEHA2F03234p (some similarities with CA5650|IPF7109 Candida albicans IPF7109 unknown function), whose product MGGDDHHKLDQAKDIATGVAGGVGGGAIANKLGLGQAGGIVGSVAGSIGANKADHKAEEKK is encoded by the coding sequence ATGGGAGGTGACGATCATCATAAATTAGACCAAGCTAAGGACATTGCTACTGGTGTTGCCGGAGGtgttggtggtggtgctaTTGCCAATAAGTTAGGTTTAGGCCAAGCTGGAGGCATCGTTGGTTCTGTTGCAGGCTCGATTGGTGCCAACAAGGCCGACCACAAAGCtgaagaaaagaagtaG
- a CDS encoding DEHA2F03256p (weakly similar to uniprot|P34232 Saccharomyces cerevisiae YKL186C MTR2 mRNA transport regulator essential nuclear protein), which produces MSNIQRDPKPYLKKILSSLDIQYQGPSQQFPNVESYATQFGKQLKPQCAIIMNGKPLIPTNNDAKLEFQKKWLLSPLTFHQLNSFDSHLIPGTGTFVINASGKVKFDESGRNRLGETSDLIHPINNATVKGRPVWGSWFGFNLNLIVDESILNNPESEAINSYNYRFTYKPDDSVIQI; this is translated from the exons ATGTCAAACATACAACGAGATCCAA AGCCATACTTGAAAAAGATATTATCGTCGTTAGATATACAGTATCAGGGGCCATCACAGCAATTTCCAAATGTTGAATCATACGCTACACAGTTTGGGAAACAACTCAAGCCGCAATGTGCAATTATTATGAATGGGAAACCATTGATACCcacaaataatgatgcaaaattggaatttcaaaaaaaatgGTTGTTATCGCCATTGACGTTTCATCAGTTGAATAGTTTTGACAGCCATTTAATACCTGGCACAGGAACATTTGTTATAAATGCCAGTGGTAAAgtaaaatttgatgaaagtGGTAGAAACAGGCTTGGGGAAACGTCCGATTTGATACATCCTATAAATAATGCCACTGTTAAAGGGAGACCTGTCTGGGGATCATGGTTTGGTTTtaacttgaatttgatagTAGACGAATCCATTTTGAACAACCCCGAAAGTGAGGCGATTAATAGTTACAACTACAGATTTACATACAAACCTGATGATAGTgtgattcaaatttaa
- a CDS encoding DEHA2F03278p (similar to uniprot|P38887 Saccharomyces cerevisiae YHR202w), protein MNMIENKRKCQYGFIVLAFILGIFLFPVSWLQLSKQHKSDSSLIRNIEWNDINFIHTTDTHGWYSGHINQKQYNADWGDFISFTIHLRDIAHSKKQDFLLVDTGDRHDGNGLSDVTIPNGAKSLPIFMRQDYDLLTIGNHELYIWENSQQEYDLVRDHFKSNYISTNVEYKLQNGTYIPMGQRYKYFTTPIQSIRILSFAFLFDFARYNSETKVEPIMKVLDEDWFKDILIDHPADEVDLLVIIGHIPVSHNDEELFQLHSFLRKYYPKTKIQYFGGHSHIRDFSIYDEYSTGLQSGRFCETAGWVSINLESANNNLNGVDKVKNTFSRSYIDFNLNSFMYHTNISSTEEFHTGVGLNVSRQISDTRKELNLEAIIGYVRNSNYFMDYVSITNPKNIFKLLTDKVLPTLEIENPDIATSDQRLIIINTGSIRYDLYKGPYTLDSQYIISPFENDWVKLTLPKNVAIKIAPKLNELQYIIRSASDNTFDNRRLLPEHQYSRLLKNDYASFNKRTEDWGQHHFENRASERFQEIGKLKSASRKNRLSKGYVTYDDFGHDGDDTLHRPVVNHPIPNVVQSEELNYSDGGSSVDVVFYSFITPNILWALKEIGFEEDVSNQIEFYSKNYLGLLLNEYIRNNDI, encoded by the coding sequence ATGAACatgattgaaaataagaGGAAGTGTCAGTATGGCTTTATTGTATTGGCGTTTATTTTAggtatatttttgtttccGGTTTCATGGCTTCAACTAAGTAAACAGCACAAATCAGACTCATCGTTGATAAGGAATATAGAGTGGaatgatataaattttattcacACTACTGATACACACGGCTGGTATTCTGGACATATTAACCAGAAACAGTACAATGCTGATTGGGGAGATTTTATATCTTTTACTATTCATCTAAGGGACATAGCTCATTCAAAAAAGCAAGATTTTTTGTTAGTTGATACTGGTGATAGACATGATGGGAATGGACTCTCAGATGTAACAATACCAAATGGTGCTAAATCTTTGCCGATATTTATGAGGCAGGACTATGACCTCCTTACTATTGGAAACCACGAATTATATATCTGGGAAAACTCCCAACAAGAATATGATTTGGTCCGTGATCATTTTAAATCGAACTATATTAGTACTAATGTGGAATACAAATTACAAAATGGAACATATATTCCTATGGGTCAAAGGTATAAGTACTTCACAACACCAATTCAAAGTATTAGAATATTGTCATTTGCATTCTTGTTTGACTTCGCTAGGTACAATTCGGAGACAAAAGTCGAACCAATCATGAAAGTTCTAGACGAAGATTGGTTCaaagatattttgattGATCATCCTGCTGATGAAGTCGATTTACTTGTAATAATTGGACATATCCCAGTGAGTCATAACGATGAAGAGTTGTTCCAATTACATCTGTTTTTAAGGAAATATTACCCTAAGACCAAAATCCAATATTTTGGTGGGCATTCACATATAAGAGATTTCAGCATATATGATGAATATCTGACTGGTTTGCAAAGTGGAAGATTTTGTGAAACTGCTGGCTGGGTAAGTATTAATTTAGAGTCtgccaataataatttgaatggGGTAGATAAGGTTAAAAACACATTCTCGAGGTCCTACATTGATTTCAACTTAAACTCATTTATGTACCATACAAATATAAGCTCAACTGAAGAGTTTCATACGGGAGTAGGATTGAATGTTTCAAGACAGATTAGTGATACCCGTAAGGAATTGAACTTAGAAGCGATAATCGGTTATGTTAGAAACAGTAATTATTTCATGGATTATGTTTCAATAACGAATCcgaaaaatatttttaaacTCTTGACTGATAAAGTATTGCCTAcattagaaattgaaaatccAGATATAGCAACTTCAGACCAGAGgttaattataattaatactGGTTCGATAAGGTATGATCTATACAAAGGTCCATATACATTGGATTCTCAGTATATAATTTCTccttttgaaaatgattggGTAAAGTTGACATTACCTAAAAATGTGGCTATAAAGATAGCTCCCAAGTTGAATGAGTTACAGTATATTATTCGTTCTGCAAGCGATAATACATTTGACAACAGACGGTTGTTACCTGAGCATCAATATTCCAGACTTCTCAAAAACGATTATGCGAGTTTTAATAAGCGTACAGAAGATTGGGGGCAACATCATTTCGAAAATCGTGCTTCCGAAAGGTTTCAAGAGATAGGTAAATTGAAGTCTGCCTCTCGAAAAAATAGATTGTCTAAAGGTTATGTCACGTATGACGATTTCGGTCATGACGGTGATGATACTTTACACAGACCGGTAGTAAACCATCCTATTCCAAATGTTGTACAATCGGAAGAATTAAACTACTCCGATGGGGGCTCATCCGTCGATGTTGTTTTCTACAGCTTCATTACTCCTAATATTTTATGGGCATTAAAGGAGATCGGATTTGAGGAAGACGTGAGTAATCAAATCGAATTTTATTCCAAGAACTATTTGGGtctattattaaatgaatatattagaaataatgatatataG
- a CDS encoding 40S ribosomal protein S4 (highly similar to uniprot|P05753 Saccharomyces cerevisiae YJR145C RPS4A Protein component of the small (40S) ribosomal subunit and highly similar to uniprot|P05753 Saccharomyces cerevisiae YHR203C RPS4B Protein component of the small (40S) ribosomal subunit), producing the protein MGRGPKKHLKRLAAPSHWMLDKLSGTYAPRPSAGPHKLRESLPLVIFLRNRLKYALNGREVKAILMQEHVKVDGKVRTDATFPAGFMDVITLEATNEHFRLIYDVKGRFTVHRITAEEASYKLAKVKKVQLGKRGIPYVVTHDGRTIRYPDPLIRANDSVKVDLATGKITDFISFDTGRLVMVTGGRNMGRVGVITHREKHEGGFDLVHIKDSLENTFVTRLTNVFIVGTEAGKPHISLPKGKGIKLSISEERDRRRNQQLIN; encoded by the coding sequence ATGGGTAGAGGTCCAAAGAAGCACTTGAAGAGATTAGCAGCACCATCCCACTGGATGTTGGACAAATTGTCCGGTACTTACGCACCAAGACCATCTGCTGGTCCTCACAAATTGAGAGAATCTTTACCATTGGTTATCTTCTTAAGAAACAGACTTAAGTATGCCTTAAACGGTAGAGAAGTCAAGGCCATCTTGATGCAAGAACACGTCAAGGTTGATGGTAAAGTTAGAACCGATGCTACTTTCCCAGCTGGTTTCATGGATGTCATCACTTTAGAAGCTACCAACGAACACTTCAGATTAATCTATGATGTCAAGGGTAGATTCACTGTCCACAGAATCACTGCTGAAGAAGCTTCTTACAAGTTAGCTAAGGTCAAGAAGGTCCAATTAGGTAAGAGAGGTATTCCATACGTTGTCACCCACGACGGTAGAACTATCAGATACCCAGATCCATTGATCAGAGCCAACGATTCCGTTAAGGTTGACTTAGCTACCGGTAAGATCACTGACTTTATCAGCTTTGACACTGGTAGATTAGTCATGGTTACTGGTGGTCGTAACATGGGTAGAGTTGGTGTTATCACCCACAGAGAAAAGCACGAGGGTGGTTTCGATTTAGTCCACATCAAGGATTCTTTGGAAAACACTTTCGTTACCAGATTAACTAACGTCTTCATCGTCGGTACTGAAGCTGGTAAGCCACACATTTCTTTACCAAAGGGTAAGGGTATTAAGTTATCCATCTCTGAAGAACGTgacagaagaagaaaccaACAACTTATCAACTAA